A genomic window from Pseudanabaena yagii GIHE-NHR1 includes:
- a CDS encoding WecB/TagA/CpsF family glycosyltransferase, whose translation MRQFSVLGLPVHIHENYRDWLAQRLQTNQGTHVVTINAEMTMQARKNPALANVIKQAELVVPDGSGIVLYLRSQGEKIDRCPGIELSEQIVQIAAEKQWRIFLIGGAPKVVDTVAEIWRNKWTDIAIAGMHHGYFDAAIEQQICEQLQSSQPNLILVGLGVPRQELWIQKYRYLCPNAVWIGVGGSFDIWSELKTRAPEWFSKNHLEWLYRLYQEPWRWKRMLSLPHFVWCVTIDSLKPKK comes from the coding sequence TTGCGTCAGTTTAGTGTGCTTGGTCTGCCCGTGCATATTCATGAAAATTATCGTGATTGGCTTGCTCAAAGATTGCAAACCAATCAAGGTACGCATGTAGTCACCATCAACGCAGAAATGACAATGCAAGCGCGAAAAAATCCTGCTCTGGCAAACGTAATTAAGCAGGCTGAATTAGTTGTACCAGATGGTTCGGGGATTGTGCTTTATCTACGATCGCAAGGCGAAAAGATTGATCGCTGTCCGGGCATTGAGCTATCGGAACAGATTGTGCAAATTGCAGCGGAGAAACAATGGCGGATTTTTTTGATTGGGGGTGCGCCCAAAGTAGTCGATACAGTGGCGGAAATTTGGCGTAATAAATGGACAGATATTGCAATCGCGGGAATGCATCATGGCTATTTTGACGCAGCGATCGAACAGCAAATTTGTGAACAGTTACAGAGTTCTCAGCCAAACTTGATTTTGGTAGGATTAGGAGTTCCGCGACAAGAGCTATGGATTCAGAAATACCGTTATCTTTGTCCTAATGCAGTTTGGATTGGCGTAGGTGGCAGTTTTGATATCTGGTCTGAATTAAAAACTCGTGCCCCTGAATGGTTTAGCAAAAATCATCTAGAGTGGTTGTATCGCCTCTATCAAGAGCCTTGGCGCTGGAAGAGAATGCTTTCTCTACCGCATTTTGTCTGGTGTGTCACCATCGATTCTTTAAAACCCAAAAAATAA
- a CDS encoding retron system putative HNH endonuclease, producing MKYIKKGKEPQTLTDKRNTEGAIYECAQKDWQEDLLKEQGHLCAYCMRRISLDRKSGKPSIEIEHYLSRKLYPDLSLRWENMIGVCNGDTGLETHCDKSKGKTSSEGVFVKGKANGEVKLNILNPLEINKSEKVITYSLSGEIFANVKDTELQNKITEDLDIILNLNDEKLKEYRKEAIDLAKKLLIDKYPTGNWTLKQIEREIEEWKNQKNCKYRPFCQAAIWFLEWRKTKLANKL from the coding sequence ATGAAATATATAAAAAAGGGGAAAGAGCCTCAGACTTTAACAGATAAACGTAATACTGAAGGGGCGATCTATGAATGTGCTCAAAAAGACTGGCAGGAAGATCTACTTAAGGAACAAGGTCATCTTTGTGCATACTGTATGAGACGTATTAGTTTAGATCGTAAAAGCGGTAAACCTTCTATTGAAATTGAACATTATCTATCAAGAAAATTATATCCCGATCTAAGTTTAAGATGGGAAAATATGATAGGTGTTTGTAATGGGGATACTGGCTTGGAAACACATTGTGATAAAAGTAAAGGTAAAACCAGTAGTGAAGGTGTATTTGTCAAGGGTAAAGCAAATGGAGAAGTTAAGCTGAATATATTGAACCCACTAGAGATTAATAAGTCAGAAAAAGTTATTACCTATTCCTTGTCTGGTGAGATTTTTGCAAATGTAAAAGATACAGAATTACAAAATAAAATCACTGAAGATTTAGATATTATTCTAAATTTGAATGATGAAAAGTTAAAAGAGTATCGTAAAGAAGCAATAGATTTAGCGAAAAAACTTTTAATAGATAAATACCCAACTGGAAACTGGACACTTAAGCAAATTGAGAGAGAGATTGAAGAATGGAAAAATCAAAAAAATTGTAAATATAGACCTTTCTGCCAAGCTGCTATTTGGTTTTTAGAATGGCGCAAAACTAAACTCGCTAATAAATTATAA
- a CDS encoding AAA family ATPase, whose amino-acid sequence MKINWLTLKDFRGFRDCEITFPKSSNIVVFIGINGAGKSAILDAISILLNVLVKDICNSKKTSALSYKELTNSDIHLKAEKYKLQMSFSHENDKNYQISITYRLLIDGNYNDFISKTKLALVGNELFNLPILICYSINRTVVGNNTKTYSPKYGYIPKYQREQLLTYENSFNSSIDSFNEFTKWFREEEDLENQNQRNLQDFKYRNEKLEVIRLAINTFLNKFGFARFVNLRVERSPSHHNFTPVKFQYTTSLVIDKDGERFEFSQLSSGEKMMLSLVVDIARRLAIANPSLDNKLEGEGIVLIDEVDLHLHPQWQRKLLPALTHTFPNIQFIVTTHSPQVLSHLPRESVFLLEDNKISDREIYTEGRDSNSILQDAFHVPKYEKEYEKELNEIYHLIDKYDGKNAQELLEKLKEKRGENDLEIMRMQSYIDLL is encoded by the coding sequence ATGAAAATAAATTGGCTGACACTTAAAGATTTTCGCGGATTTAGAGATTGTGAAATTACTTTTCCTAAAAGCTCTAATATTGTTGTATTTATTGGCATAAATGGAGCAGGTAAATCTGCTATTTTAGATGCAATTAGTATTTTGTTGAATGTATTAGTTAAAGATATTTGCAATTCAAAAAAGACATCAGCATTATCGTATAAAGAACTAACTAATAGCGATATACACCTAAAAGCAGAAAAGTACAAACTTCAAATGAGCTTCTCTCATGAAAATGATAAAAATTACCAAATTTCAATAACTTATAGATTGCTAATAGATGGGAACTACAATGATTTTATTAGCAAAACAAAACTAGCTCTTGTTGGAAATGAACTATTTAATTTGCCAATACTTATTTGTTATTCAATTAATCGAACTGTTGTTGGTAACAATACTAAAACTTATAGTCCTAAGTATGGATATATTCCCAAATATCAAAGAGAGCAATTGCTAACATATGAAAATTCCTTTAATAGTAGTATTGACTCATTTAATGAATTTACTAAATGGTTCCGTGAAGAGGAAGATTTAGAAAATCAAAACCAAAGGAATCTACAAGATTTTAAATATCGAAACGAAAAATTAGAAGTCATTAGATTGGCTATTAATACATTCCTGAACAAATTTGGATTTGCTAGATTTGTTAATTTAAGAGTCGAAAGATCTCCAAGTCATCATAATTTTACACCTGTTAAGTTTCAATATACTACAAGTCTAGTTATTGATAAAGATGGAGAAAGGTTTGAGTTTTCACAGCTTTCATCTGGCGAAAAAATGATGCTGTCTTTGGTTGTAGATATTGCGCGGAGATTAGCGATCGCAAATCCAAGCTTAGATAACAAACTGGAAGGTGAAGGCATCGTATTAATTGATGAAGTTGATCTACATTTACATCCACAATGGCAACGTAAGCTTCTACCAGCACTCACACATACCTTCCCAAATATTCAATTTATTGTTACGACACATTCACCACAGGTTTTAAGTCATTTACCTAGAGAAAGTGTCTTTTTACTAGAAGACAATAAAATTAGCGATCGGGAGATTTATACAGAAGGTCGTGATAGTAATTCCATTCTACAAGACGCTTTTCATGTGCCTAAGTATGAGAAAGAATACGAAAAAGAGCTTAATGAGATATATCATTTAATCGATAAATACGATGGTAAAAATGCCCAAGAATTACTAGAAAAGCTCAAAGAAAAACGTGGTGAAAATGATCTTGAAATAATGCGTATGCAGTCATATATTGATCTCCTATGA
- a CDS encoding DUF3370 domain-containing protein: MLTAFLISLLTNPAGLHSAVETNSVNTTKIAQAPNQRQIILDRQEMRPLMGSLDEVPMFNSNSPEIVQTEGILLSAFPPEGMAYPKAHLNFPFEGRFDVFTHHISKAPPPKDLRTLYIGAIAYNPNDKPVTIDVLQGASYLSQPDAPFYDAPNYSLNNNGETYRGPGDRAMLDILRGRRQDIFPAQIMIPPKQSRMLMNVPIPVKELDPPLNGRSGLSRLRSDGKVYVATLSLYARLNPDGTERAPNLAEWENILKTGELAKPRDVVPTPPDLKEGFFEYSRVAGVQLGSQWFGNLTDKDSNNLAIPKRGESYSYGLSLLQYGTMGTGQVQTAPLKVRYPDTAYSAHGNYGVQYNLTMPLHNPTSEPQTVVLSFQNPIKYDKPVGGLQFFEPLPDDVFFRGSVRVRFRDDRGLAQTRYVHLMMRRGERGKPLVTLKMPPSDRRVVQFDFLYPADATPPQVLTVTTTP; this comes from the coding sequence ATGTTGACAGCTTTTTTAATATCGTTATTGACTAATCCCGCAGGGCTACATAGCGCTGTAGAAACTAATTCAGTTAATACAACCAAAATCGCTCAAGCCCCAAACCAACGCCAAATTATTTTGGATCGCCAAGAAATGCGCCCTCTAATGGGCAGTCTTGACGAAGTGCCTATGTTTAATAGCAATAGTCCCGAAATTGTGCAAACGGAAGGGATTTTGCTATCCGCTTTTCCCCCTGAAGGGATGGCGTATCCCAAGGCGCATTTAAACTTTCCCTTTGAAGGTCGCTTTGATGTCTTCACCCACCATATTTCCAAAGCACCACCACCTAAGGATTTAAGAACTCTATATATTGGCGCGATCGCCTATAACCCCAACGATAAACCTGTAACCATTGATGTGTTGCAGGGGGCAAGTTATCTCAGTCAGCCTGATGCGCCCTTTTATGATGCTCCCAACTATTCCTTGAATAATAACGGTGAAACTTATCGCGGTCCTGGCGATCGTGCCATGCTCGATATTTTGCGCGGTCGTCGTCAGGACATCTTTCCTGCTCAAATCATGATTCCGCCCAAGCAAAGCCGCATGTTGATGAATGTGCCAATTCCCGTTAAGGAATTAGATCCTCCCTTAAATGGGCGATCGGGTTTGTCGCGATTGCGAAGCGATGGCAAAGTTTATGTAGCGACGCTCTCTCTCTATGCCCGTCTCAATCCTGATGGAACCGAACGCGCTCCCAATCTTGCCGAATGGGAAAACATTCTCAAAACTGGTGAACTTGCGAAGCCTCGCGATGTTGTACCTACGCCACCAGATTTAAAGGAAGGATTCTTTGAATATAGCCGTGTGGCTGGTGTTCAACTTGGTTCGCAATGGTTCGGGAACCTAACCGATAAGGATAGTAATAATCTTGCAATTCCTAAACGCGGAGAATCCTATTCCTATGGATTGAGCTTGCTTCAATACGGCACGATGGGAACAGGGCAAGTACAAACTGCCCCTCTCAAGGTTCGCTATCCTGACACGGCATATTCGGCTCATGGCAATTACGGTGTGCAGTATAACCTGACGATGCCTCTGCACAATCCAACTAGTGAGCCGCAAACAGTGGTTCTCTCTTTCCAGAATCCGATCAAATACGATAAGCCCGTTGGTGGTTTGCAGTTTTTTGAGCCATTACCCGATGATGTATTTTTCCGAGGTTCAGTAAGGGTCAGATTTCGTGATGACAGGGGCTTAGCGCAAACTCGCTATGTACATCTGATGATGCGGCGTGGTGAGCGTGGCAAACCTTTAGTTACTTTAAAGATGCCCCCAAGCGATCGCCGTGTTGTCCAGTTTGATTTTCTCTATCCTGCGGATGCGACACCACCTCAAGTTTTGACAGTTACGACTACACCTTAA
- a CDS encoding ABC transporter ATP-binding protein, translating to MPIDQSVTTAAISVRELSFAWASGETVLDRCTLSVPKGEFWMLLGTNGSGKSTLLRLLAGLLKPKSGDIEISDRVGFVFQNPDHQLVMPTVGADIAFGLVSEKLSYIETLHRVKESLSAVNLSQMLRRPIYALSGGQKQRVAIAGAIARHAEVLLLDEPTALLDGENQTDLVASVRELVKQKNLTALWVTHRLNELDYADGAFLLERGQVIDKGDPMRLKQVLLDRS from the coding sequence ATGCCCATTGACCAATCCGTTACCACTGCTGCCATAAGTGTTCGCGAACTTTCCTTTGCGTGGGCATCGGGCGAAACCGTTCTTGATCGTTGTACTTTGTCCGTTCCTAAGGGGGAATTTTGGATGCTATTAGGGACTAATGGCAGTGGCAAGTCAACGTTGCTGAGGCTATTAGCGGGATTGCTGAAACCAAAGTCGGGGGATATTGAAATTAGCGATCGCGTTGGGTTTGTCTTTCAAAATCCCGATCATCAATTAGTCATGCCCACAGTCGGTGCAGATATTGCCTTCGGCTTAGTATCTGAGAAACTTTCCTATATCGAAACTCTACATCGAGTCAAAGAATCTCTCAGTGCTGTCAATCTCTCACAAATGCTGCGCCGCCCCATCTATGCGCTCAGTGGTGGTCAAAAACAAAGGGTTGCGATCGCAGGTGCGATCGCACGTCATGCAGAAGTTTTATTACTAGATGAACCAACAGCTCTGTTAGATGGCGAGAATCAAACGGATCTGGTTGCCTCTGTGCGTGAATTAGTCAAGCAAAAGAATCTCACGGCTCTCTGGGTAACGCATCGCTTAAATGAACTTGACTATGCTGATGGAGCATTTTTATTAGAGCGTGGTCAAGTCATTGATAAAGGCGATCCGATGCGTTTAAAACAAGTATTGCTAGACCGTAGTTGA
- the nadA gene encoding quinolinate synthase NadA produces MFLTAPPADQKLSHEAIPQDLFAAIADLKKELNAVILAHYYQDPDLQDIADYIGDSLGLSQAAVNCQADVIVFLGVHFMAETAKILNPNKLVLLPDLDAGCSLADSCPPDRFAAFKAEHPNHLVISYINCSAEIKALSDIICTSSNAVAIVNQIPKEQPIIFAPDRNLGRYVSEQTGRELLLWDGACMVHEIFSERKLVELKLSHPQADIIAHPECEANVLRHADFIGSTTGLLKYVQKSDREEFIVVTESGVIHQMQKATPFKKFIPAPPTSNCACNECPYMRLNTLEKVYLTMKNRSPEIILDETIRQAALKPMQRMLEMSI; encoded by the coding sequence ATGTTTCTTACCGCTCCTCCAGCAGACCAAAAACTTTCCCATGAAGCAATTCCTCAAGACCTATTTGCGGCGATCGCTGATCTCAAAAAGGAACTGAACGCAGTCATTTTGGCACATTATTACCAAGATCCTGATCTACAAGATATTGCAGACTATATTGGCGATTCTCTCGGGTTATCTCAAGCTGCGGTCAATTGTCAAGCAGATGTGATTGTATTTCTGGGTGTGCATTTCATGGCAGAAACCGCCAAGATTTTGAATCCTAACAAGTTAGTTTTGCTACCCGATCTCGATGCAGGCTGCTCACTTGCCGATAGTTGTCCTCCCGATCGCTTTGCAGCTTTTAAAGCTGAACATCCTAACCATTTGGTGATTTCCTACATAAACTGCTCAGCAGAAATTAAAGCCCTGAGCGATATTATCTGCACTAGCTCCAATGCTGTCGCGATCGTTAATCAAATTCCTAAGGAGCAACCAATTATTTTTGCGCCCGATCGCAATCTGGGGCGTTATGTCAGCGAACAAACAGGACGCGAGCTATTGCTATGGGATGGAGCTTGCATGGTGCATGAAATCTTCTCGGAGCGTAAGTTGGTAGAACTCAAACTGAGTCATCCCCAAGCAGATATCATTGCCCATCCTGAATGTGAAGCAAATGTATTACGCCATGCAGATTTCATTGGTTCTACTACGGGATTATTGAAATATGTTCAGAAAAGCGATCGTGAAGAATTTATCGTAGTCACAGAATCTGGTGTAATTCACCAAATGCAAAAGGCAACTCCTTTTAAAAAATTTATTCCAGCCCCACCAACTAGTAATTGTGCGTGCAATGAATGCCCCTATATGCGTCTCAATACCCTAGAAAAGGTATATCTCACCATGAAAAACCGTTCTCCCGAAATCATTCTCGATGAAACTATTCGTCAAGCTGCACTAAAACCCATGCAACGAATGTTAGAAATGTCGATTTAA
- a CDS encoding M48 family metallopeptidase, which yields MKISISQLSKLISQNFQHYWKLVIASLISLILAVTLNPFVVSAFDLSDLFRVLPSAIQIIQLSSIGDNDEIALGKQIDAQVQQEVRISRDPAANALVNRLGQFLVPKSDRPNIPYTFRVVDDNNLNAFATMGGFVYINTGTIAASDNVAQLASVIGHEMGHIAGRHSLEQMKQMAIAQGIATIAGVADDRLVGIGVDLALRLPNSREAEFDADRRGLINITRAGFAARAMPAFMQKLASASNGGNAPAFLSTHPATGDRINALNEAIQANNLNTSGGLNDTEYQRIWRSRFR from the coding sequence ATGAAAATATCAATCTCCCAATTATCAAAATTAATTAGCCAAAATTTTCAGCACTACTGGAAATTGGTTATCGCTTCGCTGATATCTCTAATTTTGGCAGTTACTCTCAATCCCTTTGTAGTTAGTGCCTTCGATCTATCTGACCTATTTCGTGTTTTGCCATCAGCTATTCAGATTATTCAGCTTTCTAGTATTGGCGATAATGATGAAATTGCCCTAGGCAAACAAATTGATGCTCAAGTTCAACAAGAAGTGAGAATAAGTCGTGATCCTGCGGCGAATGCTCTAGTTAATCGTTTAGGACAGTTCCTCGTACCAAAGAGCGATCGCCCAAATATTCCTTATACCTTTCGTGTAGTAGATGATAATAATCTCAACGCATTCGCAACTATGGGGGGCTTTGTTTATATCAATACAGGGACGATCGCGGCTTCCGACAACGTAGCTCAACTAGCCAGTGTCATCGGTCATGAAATGGGGCATATTGCGGGCCGCCATTCCCTAGAGCAAATGAAGCAAATGGCGATCGCTCAAGGTATTGCCACAATTGCTGGAGTTGCTGATGATCGCTTAGTTGGTATTGGTGTAGATTTAGCACTGCGCTTACCCAATAGCCGAGAAGCTGAATTTGATGCTGACCGCAGAGGTTTGATCAATATCACCAGAGCAGGCTTTGCGGCAAGAGCGATGCCCGCCTTCATGCAGAAACTTGCTAGTGCTAGCAATGGTGGTAATGCTCCTGCATTTTTGAGTACTCACCCTGCAACAGGCGATCGCATTAATGCCCTTAATGAAGCAATCCAAGCCAACAACCTTAATACTTCAGGTGGTTTGAATGATACCGAATATCAAAGAATTTGGCGATCGCGTTTCCGCTAA
- a CDS encoding FkbM family methyltransferase encodes MEMLAQGMRSLRHGVLSQIPKPLYVFARQLSLLTLNAISLGKGRSVKVAGIYPLQVEWERSSVDFTTWEAEFIKEFGKTLQTKRVVFDVGASIGEWSALASTLVGSENVHVFEPDLPSFKNIEIVFKLNNLSAPAGIFSGFLANQDSFEEDIWQQVSSHQFPPKVNGQAGFQSIKYPQDLPIAKLDTYCLKTKVIPEVIKIDVEGAEGEVLRGGEYVLQNYHPIIFLSLHPWALQDFGDTKSDLLNWIEQKGYVCRLLAIDHEEHWICEPKI; translated from the coding sequence ATGGAAATGCTAGCTCAGGGCATGAGATCTTTACGTCACGGAGTATTATCTCAAATCCCAAAACCTCTTTATGTATTTGCTAGACAGTTGTCTTTGTTAACTTTAAATGCGATTTCCCTTGGTAAAGGTCGTAGTGTTAAGGTTGCAGGTATTTATCCTCTTCAAGTAGAGTGGGAAAGAAGCTCGGTTGACTTTACAACTTGGGAAGCTGAGTTTATTAAGGAATTTGGTAAGACCCTACAAACTAAAAGAGTTGTTTTTGATGTAGGAGCTAGTATTGGTGAATGGAGCGCTTTAGCTTCAACTTTAGTAGGTTCTGAAAATGTTCATGTGTTTGAACCAGATCTACCATCATTTAAAAACATTGAGATTGTTTTTAAGCTAAATAATTTATCTGCCCCTGCGGGCATTTTCTCTGGATTTTTAGCTAATCAAGATTCCTTTGAAGAAGATATTTGGCAGCAAGTTTCTTCTCATCAATTTCCACCTAAAGTAAATGGACAAGCAGGATTTCAAAGTATTAAGTACCCTCAGGATTTACCGATCGCAAAACTTGATACTTACTGCTTAAAAACAAAAGTTATCCCAGAAGTAATTAAGATTGATGTTGAAGGTGCTGAAGGTGAAGTATTGCGTGGAGGGGAATATGTTTTGCAAAATTACCATCCAATTATCTTTCTAAGTCTTCATCCTTGGGCATTACAAGATTTTGGGGATACTAAATCCGATCTACTTAATTGGATAGAACAGAAAGGCTATGTCTGTCGTTTATTGGCAATAGATCATGAAGAACATTGGATTTGTGAGCCTAAAATTTAA
- a CDS encoding glycosyltransferase gives MRILITADPELPVPPQLYGGIERIIDLLVMGLQDRGHQVALVAHPESTSPAQLFPWRGKRSQSKLDTLQNMFTLWSAVREFQPDVVHSFSRIFYMLPILRSPIPKIMSYQRKPSDHTVKLASQIAGNSLTFTGCSDHICQIGRKAGGTWQTIYNCVDLEKYTFQANVNHDATLVFLSRIERIKGAHTAIEIAQKTGKRLRIAGNHSETGEEGKYWREQIVPHLDNGQIEYIGTVNDEQKNNLLGQALAMVVPIEWEEPFGIVFAEALACGTPVISCPRGALPEIIRQEIDGYLIETIDEACLAVHNISKINRHNCRQRVENKFSNSIITKQYEQIYKM, from the coding sequence ATGCGTATCTTAATTACTGCAGATCCTGAATTACCAGTTCCTCCACAACTTTATGGTGGTATTGAGCGCATTATTGATTTATTGGTGATGGGATTGCAGGATCGCGGTCATCAGGTAGCGCTCGTTGCACATCCTGAATCAACATCACCTGCACAACTTTTTCCGTGGCGAGGGAAGCGATCGCAAAGTAAGCTCGATACCTTACAAAATATGTTTACGCTATGGTCAGCAGTACGGGAATTTCAACCTGATGTTGTGCATAGCTTTTCGCGCATTTTCTATATGTTGCCAATTTTGCGATCGCCTATTCCCAAGATCATGTCTTATCAGCGCAAACCTAGTGATCACACTGTTAAGCTAGCATCGCAAATTGCAGGTAATTCGCTCACTTTTACAGGCTGTAGTGACCACATTTGCCAAATAGGGCGTAAGGCTGGAGGAACTTGGCAAACTATTTATAATTGTGTCGATCTTGAGAAATATACATTTCAAGCAAATGTAAATCATGATGCCACTCTCGTCTTTTTGAGTCGGATTGAGAGGATTAAAGGGGCACATACAGCGATCGAGATCGCGCAAAAAACTGGTAAAAGACTAAGAATTGCTGGCAATCATAGTGAGACAGGCGAAGAAGGGAAATATTGGCGAGAACAAATAGTTCCACATCTTGATAACGGGCAAATTGAATATATTGGTACAGTTAATGATGAACAAAAAAATAATTTATTAGGTCAAGCCTTAGCAATGGTTGTACCTATTGAGTGGGAAGAGCCATTTGGTATAGTTTTTGCAGAAGCTTTAGCCTGTGGTACTCCCGTAATATCTTGTCCGAGAGGTGCTTTACCTGAAATCATTCGTCAAGAAATTGATGGTTATCTAATTGAAACAATTGATGAAGCTTGTCTAGCTGTTCATAATATTTCTAAAATTAATCGTCATAATTGTCGCCAAAGGGTTGAAAATAAATTCTCAAATTCAATAATTACGAAGCAATATGAGCAAATTTATAAAATGTGA
- a CDS encoding class I SAM-dependent methyltransferase — translation MLNSIHQSVPVNSNAIQCPVCHTVCDSPPLYSYTASQAAAYFCPEMRDPERYQRLKNCIQRLWQSDSLVILQCQNCGFGFGYPFIGGDEEFYQILHEQKGYPAWRWDYDVALQEVLEPTQTGKLLEIGAGAGIFLKKVRQSWNCYATEGSESTRKDLKSLGIQVFSDLDLTIESHQQSFDVVVLFQVLEHISDFHSILDNCRKLLRVGGKIVITVPDGEAMILQEKITGCPDMPPNHINKWTPNSLSIALQQHGFETQTAIFEPSSWKNFRGYLHLKIIAEATNPRSLASQIYRIKNKKIRVPLLAVLGISAMFKMLPYFRDLRKGGAFAMIGSLKDKQ, via the coding sequence ATGCTAAATTCTATACATCAATCTGTCCCAGTAAATTCAAACGCAATTCAATGTCCAGTCTGTCACACAGTTTGCGATAGTCCGCCACTGTATAGCTACACAGCCTCACAAGCGGCTGCTTACTTTTGTCCTGAAATGCGTGATCCAGAGCGATACCAACGGCTTAAAAATTGCATTCAAAGATTATGGCAAAGTGATAGTTTGGTAATTTTACAATGTCAAAATTGTGGCTTTGGTTTTGGTTATCCATTTATAGGTGGAGACGAAGAGTTTTACCAGATTCTCCATGAACAGAAGGGATATCCTGCTTGGCGGTGGGATTATGATGTTGCACTTCAAGAAGTCTTAGAACCGACGCAAACAGGGAAATTGCTAGAAATCGGTGCAGGTGCGGGAATTTTCTTAAAAAAAGTAAGACAATCATGGAATTGTTATGCCACAGAAGGTAGTGAATCAACTAGAAAAGATTTAAAGTCATTGGGAATTCAAGTTTTCTCTGATCTCGATTTAACGATAGAGTCTCATCAACAATCTTTTGATGTTGTTGTATTATTCCAAGTTTTAGAACATATCTCTGATTTCCACTCTATTCTTGATAACTGTCGAAAACTCTTGCGTGTTGGCGGCAAGATTGTGATTACTGTACCTGATGGAGAAGCAATGATCCTCCAAGAAAAAATTACTGGCTGTCCTGATATGCCTCCAAATCATATTAATAAATGGACTCCTAATAGTCTCTCTATTGCCCTACAGCAACATGGTTTTGAGACTCAAACGGCTATATTTGAACCATCTTCGTGGAAAAATTTTAGAGGCTACTTACATCTCAAAATAATTGCCGAGGCAACAAATCCGCGATCGCTAGCTTCCCAAATTTATCGCATTAAAAATAAAAAAATTAGAGTACCTTTACTCGCTGTTTTAGGAATTTCAGCAATGTTTAAAATGCTTCCTTATTTTCGGGATTTGCGGAAAGGAGGAGCTTTTGCCATGATTGGGAGCTTAAAGGACAAACAGTGA
- a CDS encoding FkbM family methyltransferase — MITSFLRTWRFIYSHPLASRNLPYAIKQWFKWQIASRILKMPVVVPFIGEAYLVAELGMTGATGNIYTGLHEFVDMAFCLHLLRAGDLFVDVGANIGSYTVLASKVVGANSFTIEPVPKTFGYLHRNINLNEISSLVDSRCCAVGRNHGLLKFSSDLDTTNRVVDGSYSGSSIEVPVQTLDRMMEQLQPTLIKIDVEGFEFEVIAGALKTLSYSSLLAILIETVEPNTRKILEEYGFEPAIYHPFQRDLQVSENNHLSSNYLWIRNRSEIIRRCKSAPIYQSLGVDF, encoded by the coding sequence GTGATTACATCTTTTTTAAGAACTTGGAGATTTATTTATTCCCATCCTCTTGCATCGCGGAATTTGCCATACGCAATCAAGCAGTGGTTCAAATGGCAAATTGCCTCGCGCATTCTTAAGATGCCAGTAGTGGTTCCATTTATCGGTGAAGCTTATTTAGTTGCTGAGTTAGGTATGACTGGAGCAACAGGCAATATTTATACGGGACTCCATGAGTTTGTAGACATGGCTTTCTGTTTACACCTTCTGCGTGCTGGAGATCTCTTTGTAGATGTAGGAGCAAATATAGGTTCTTATACAGTGCTTGCGTCAAAAGTAGTTGGAGCGAATAGCTTTACGATCGAGCCAGTGCCAAAAACCTTTGGTTATTTGCATCGTAATATAAATCTGAATGAAATATCTTCTCTTGTGGATAGTCGATGTTGTGCTGTAGGACGGAATCATGGCTTGCTTAAATTCTCATCGGATCTCGATACCACGAATAGAGTAGTTGATGGCAGCTATTCTGGAAGTTCGATTGAGGTTCCTGTGCAAACTCTAGATCGCATGATGGAGCAATTACAACCGACCTTAATTAAGATTGATGTTGAAGGATTTGAATTTGAAGTCATAGCAGGTGCACTGAAAACACTCTCATATAGTTCATTACTCGCAATTTTGATAGAAACAGTTGAACCAAATACTAGGAAAATTCTTGAAGAATATGGCTTTGAGCCTGCAATTTATCATCCATTTCAAAGGGATTTACAAGTTTCAGAGAACAATCATTTAAGTAGTAATTATTTGTGGATAAGGAATAGATCTGAAATTATCAGAAGATGTAAGTCTGCGCCGATTTACCAATCACTAGGAGTTGATTTTTAA